In one window of Thermodesulfobacteriota bacterium DNA:
- the oadA gene encoding sodium-extruding oxaloacetate decarboxylase subunit alpha, whose product MAEKTATAASRADFKIKPRTDKRTWITDTILRDSHQSLLATRMRTADMIEVASMLDRVGYWSLEAWGGATFDSCLRFLKEDPWERLKLLRKAIPNTRLQMLLRGQNLVGYRHYSDDVVKKFVERAARNGIDVFRIFDALNDMRNIDVAVRAAKEAKAIVEATICYTTSPVHTHEGFVDLALKLVKMGADTICIKDMAGLLTPVAAFDLVTKMRARVTLPIHIHSHDSSGLASMSYLKAIEAGADIVDTAISSLASGTSQPPTESMVAALNGSPYSTGLDLGLLAEIADRFRDIRRKYKKFESEYTAINPKTLVVQIPGGMISNLANQLREQNALDKMDEVFEEIPKVRKDMGFPPLVTPTSQVVGTQATLNVLMGERYKVITSETRNYFKGLYGNPPGQIDETARKLAIGDEKPITCRPADLLEPELDKVMRDIDGKAKSIEDVLSYALFPMVALEFFEQRDNGKLEPEPLEEEFQPAADAGHTAPHLAPSEFNVTVHGENYKIKVAGAGHRVEGKRPFFISIDGKLEEVMIESLTEVIPTTAGEIERSSITQSIRPKAKKEGDVTTPIPGKVTSIKVSVGSKVSEGDTVLTVEAMKMENEVHTPISGVVKKVLVKIGDSVNPDETLMEVEKE is encoded by the coding sequence ATGGCTGAAAAGACCGCAACCGCCGCTTCCAGGGCGGATTTCAAGATCAAGCCGAGGACCGACAAGAGGACGTGGATAACCGACACGATCCTCAGGGACTCCCACCAGTCCCTCCTCGCCACCAGGATGAGGACCGCCGACATGATAGAGGTCGCCTCCATGCTGGACAGGGTCGGGTACTGGTCGCTCGAGGCCTGGGGCGGAGCCACCTTCGACTCGTGCCTCCGTTTCCTCAAGGAAGACCCCTGGGAGAGGCTCAAGCTCCTCCGGAAGGCCATACCCAACACCAGGCTCCAGATGCTCTTGCGCGGCCAGAACCTCGTGGGCTACAGGCACTATTCCGACGATGTGGTGAAGAAGTTCGTGGAGAGGGCCGCTAGGAACGGGATTGACGTATTCAGGATATTCGACGCCCTGAACGACATGAGGAACATCGATGTCGCGGTCCGCGCCGCCAAGGAGGCGAAGGCCATAGTGGAGGCGACCATCTGCTACACCACTAGCCCGGTGCACACGCACGAGGGGTTCGTTGACCTGGCATTGAAGCTTGTGAAGATGGGGGCCGACACCATCTGCATAAAGGACATGGCCGGGCTCCTTACGCCGGTTGCGGCCTTTGACCTCGTCACGAAGATGCGGGCCAGGGTAACCCTCCCCATACACATACACTCGCACGACTCTTCGGGCCTCGCGTCCATGAGCTACCTGAAGGCCATAGAGGCCGGGGCCGACATAGTCGACACCGCGATATCGTCGCTGGCGTCAGGGACCTCGCAGCCGCCGACCGAGAGCATGGTCGCGGCGCTCAACGGCTCGCCATATTCCACCGGCCTCGACCTCGGGCTTTTGGCCGAGATAGCAGACAGGTTCAGGGACATACGGAGGAAGTACAAGAAGTTCGAAAGCGAGTACACGGCCATAAACCCGAAGACGCTCGTGGTGCAGATTCCCGGCGGCATGATATCGAACCTCGCGAACCAGCTCAGGGAGCAGAACGCGCTCGACAAGATGGACGAGGTCTTCGAGGAGATACCCAAGGTAAGGAAGGACATGGGGTTTCCGCCGCTGGTCACCCCGACGAGCCAGGTAGTGGGCACGCAGGCTACCCTGAACGTCCTCATGGGCGAACGGTACAAGGTCATAACGAGCGAAACCAGGAACTACTTCAAGGGCCTCTACGGGAACCCTCCGGGCCAGATAGACGAGACCGCGAGAAAGCTCGCCATAGGCGACGAAAAGCCCATCACCTGCAGGCCGGCTGACCTCCTCGAGCCCGAGCTCGACAAGGTCATGAGGGACATAGACGGGAAGGCCAAGTCCATAGAGGACGTCCTCTCCTACGCCCTTTTCCCCATGGTCGCGCTCGAGTTCTTCGAGCAGAGGGACAACGGGAAGCTCGAGCCCGAGCCGCTCGAAGAGGAATTCCAGCCCGCTGCGGACGCGGGGCATACGGCCCCCCACCTCGCGCCCAGCGAATTCAACGTCACGGTCCACGGCGAGAACTACAAGATAAAGGTCGCTGGCGCCGGGCACAGGGTCGAGGGCAAGAGGCCGTTCTTCATCTCGATAGACGGCAAGCTCGAAGAGGTGATGATAGAGTCCCTCACCGAGGTCATTCCCACGACCGCCGGCGAGATAGAGCGCTCCTCCATCACCCAGTCCATAAGGCCCAAAGCCAAAAAGGAAGGGGACGTAACGACCCCCATCCCCGGCAAGGTCACGTCAATAAAGGTGAGCGTGGGGAGCAAGGTCTCTGAGGGCGACACCGTCCTTACGGTCGAGGCCATGAAGATGGAGAACGAGGTGCACACCCCGATAAGCGGAGTCGTTAAGAAGGTGCTCGTAAAGATAGGCGATTCCGTGAACCCGGATGAGACCCTCATGGAGGTCGAGAAGGAATAG
- the accC gene encoding acetyl-CoA carboxylase biotin carboxylase subunit, translating into MGLFKKVLVANRGEIATRVIRACRELGIATVAIYSEEDSTSLYVKKADESYMVGPGPIQGYLNIHRLVDLATKVGVDAIHPGYGFLSENPRFPQLCTKKGITFIGPSSKTIAEMGDKVMARKMMLKAGVPILPGTEDSIKDVEEAIAFATKIGYPIMVKASGGGGGRGLRVARTEKELVDSITTAKKESAAAFGVSEVFLEKFLEKPHHIEFQIMADSHGNIVHMGERDCSIQRRHQKLVEITPSLILDDDLRKRMGEAAVKAARAADYTNAGTVEFLVDNDRNFYFLEMNTRIQVEHPITEEVTGIDLVKKQIEIAAGMPLGFNQEDVRINGFAMECRICAEDPKNNFLPSFGKVTSYYSPGGIGVRIDGAIYKDFIIPNCYDSLVTKLVVRGTTWDETVRRMHRCLEEFVIRGVKTTIPFLQKIMEDEDFRMGRFDTGFIDRKPELMEYDEYGEPTDLVAAIAAAIAAHHGL; encoded by the coding sequence TTGGGACTCTTCAAAAAAGTCTTGGTCGCCAACAGGGGCGAAATAGCCACCAGGGTCATAAGGGCCTGCAGGGAGCTCGGGATAGCCACCGTGGCCATCTACTCCGAGGAGGACTCGACCTCCCTCTACGTCAAGAAGGCGGACGAGTCCTACATGGTGGGCCCAGGCCCCATCCAGGGCTATCTCAATATCCACAGGCTCGTGGACCTCGCGACAAAGGTCGGCGTGGACGCCATCCATCCGGGCTACGGCTTCCTTTCGGAAAACCCCAGGTTCCCCCAGCTCTGCACGAAAAAGGGCATCACCTTCATCGGCCCGTCCAGCAAGACCATCGCCGAGATGGGCGACAAGGTCATGGCCCGGAAGATGATGCTGAAGGCCGGGGTGCCCATACTCCCCGGGACCGAGGACTCGATAAAGGACGTGGAAGAGGCCATTGCTTTCGCCACGAAGATCGGCTATCCCATAATGGTCAAGGCCTCGGGCGGAGGCGGCGGCAGGGGCTTGAGGGTCGCCCGGACCGAAAAGGAGCTGGTGGACTCCATTACCACCGCGAAGAAGGAATCCGCAGCAGCATTCGGCGTTTCCGAGGTATTCCTTGAGAAGTTCCTTGAGAAGCCGCACCACATCGAGTTCCAGATAATGGCCGACAGCCACGGCAACATCGTCCACATGGGCGAAAGGGACTGCTCCATACAGAGGCGCCACCAGAAGCTCGTGGAGATAACCCCCTCCCTCATACTGGACGACGACCTCCGGAAGCGCATGGGCGAGGCCGCTGTAAAGGCGGCAAGGGCAGCGGACTACACCAACGCTGGGACGGTCGAATTCCTGGTCGACAACGACAGGAACTTCTATTTCCTGGAGATGAACACCAGGATCCAGGTCGAGCACCCCATTACCGAGGAGGTAACTGGCATCGACCTCGTCAAGAAGCAGATAGAGATAGCCGCCGGCATGCCGCTCGGCTTTAACCAGGAGGACGTGAGGATAAACGGCTTCGCGATGGAATGCCGCATCTGCGCCGAGGACCCGAAGAACAACTTCCTCCCGTCCTTCGGGAAAGTTACCTCCTACTACTCGCCGGGCGGCATAGGTGTCCGGATAGACGGGGCCATCTACAAGGATTTCATCATACCCAACTGCTACGACTCGCTCGTCACAAAGCTCGTGGTGCGCGGCACCACCTGGGACGAGACCGTAAGGCGCATGCACCGCTGCCTCGAGGAGTTCGTCATAAGGGGCGTAAAGACCACCATCCCCTTCCTCCAGAAGATAATGGAGGACGAGGATTTCAGAATGGGCAGGTTCGATACCGGATTCATAGACAGAAAGCCGGAACTCATGGAATATGACGAGTACGGCGAGCCCACGGACCTGGTCGCCGCTATTGCCGCGGCAATAGCGGCCCACCACGGGTTATAA
- the gltX gene encoding glutamate--tRNA ligase, with protein sequence MTIRTRFAPSPTGYLHIGGARTALFNLLFARRHKGKFVLRIEDTDVARSTQESIQAILDGMEWLGLTWDEGPFFQSKRFDEYRKRAGELLEKGHLYRCYCTPGELESRREAAMKAGRPPMYDGRCRERADRPDLPFALRFRVPPGVTSFKDEIKGVISFENSTIEDLVVLRSDATPTYNFCVVVDDAEMGMTHVIRGDDHINNTPKQILLYRALGYEVPVFAHLPMILGSDKTRLSKRHGATSVMAYKEMGYLPHALVNYLARLGWSHGDQEIFSMKELIEKFSLDSVGKSSGVFNPEKLLWLNQHYIKSSSPEELMPLMLPFWKELGVDASGDPRLPAIIKTLQERARTLKEMAEGSLFYFRETVDYDPKAREKFLTPDSAGLFEDLLERLSALPSFTEKELEAAFNSLLEERSLKLGKLAQPVRVALTGATVSPGIFETLSAMGRDLAIKRLTDAAAIAKRPHDAQGN encoded by the coding sequence TTGACCATACGCACAAGATTCGCCCCGAGCCCCACCGGATACCTTCACATCGGAGGGGCAAGGACCGCTCTCTTCAACCTGCTCTTCGCCAGGCGCCATAAGGGGAAGTTCGTCCTCCGGATAGAGGACACCGACGTGGCCCGCTCCACGCAGGAGTCCATCCAGGCCATTCTCGACGGCATGGAATGGCTCGGCCTTACCTGGGACGAAGGCCCATTCTTCCAGAGCAAGAGGTTCGACGAGTACAGGAAACGGGCCGGGGAGCTATTGGAAAAAGGGCACCTCTACCGCTGCTACTGCACTCCCGGGGAGCTTGAATCGAGAAGGGAGGCCGCCATGAAGGCGGGCCGCCCGCCCATGTACGACGGCAGATGCAGGGAAAGGGCCGACCGGCCCGACCTGCCTTTTGCGCTACGGTTCAGGGTGCCTCCGGGCGTTACCTCTTTCAAGGACGAGATAAAGGGAGTGATCTCCTTCGAGAACTCGACAATCGAGGACCTGGTCGTACTCCGTAGCGACGCGACCCCTACCTACAACTTCTGTGTCGTGGTGGACGACGCCGAGATGGGAATGACCCATGTCATAAGGGGGGACGACCACATAAACAACACCCCAAAGCAGATACTCCTCTACCGCGCCCTCGGGTACGAGGTCCCGGTATTCGCGCATCTCCCCATGATTTTAGGGTCGGACAAGACCCGGCTTTCCAAGCGCCACGGCGCAACTTCCGTCATGGCCTACAAGGAGATGGGATACCTGCCCCATGCCCTCGTAAACTATCTCGCCAGGCTCGGCTGGTCGCACGGCGACCAGGAGATATTCTCGATGAAAGAGCTTATAGAGAAGTTCTCACTCGATAGCGTCGGGAAGTCCTCGGGGGTCTTCAACCCGGAAAAACTACTCTGGCTCAACCAGCATTACATAAAATCGTCCTCCCCCGAGGAGCTTATGCCTCTCATGCTCCCATTCTGGAAGGAGCTCGGGGTGGACGCCTCCGGCGACCCGAGGCTCCCGGCCATAATAAAGACCCTGCAGGAGCGGGCGAGGACCTTGAAGGAGATGGCGGAAGGCTCGCTATTCTACTTCAGGGAGACTGTCGATTACGACCCCAAGGCCAGGGAGAAGTTCCTTACCCCCGATAGCGCCGGGCTTTTCGAAGACCTCCTTGAGCGCCTCTCAGCCCTCCCCTCGTTCACGGAAAAGGAGCTTGAGGCGGCCTTCAACTCGCTCCTCGAAGAGCGCAGCCTCAAGCTCGGGAAGCTCGCCCAGCCCGTAAGGGTGGCCCTCACCGGCGCGACCGTCAGCCCGGGGATCTTCGAGACCTTGAGCGCCATGGGCAGGGACCTTGCGATAAAGCGGCTTACAGACGCCGCTGCAATCGCAAAGCGCCCTCATGATGCTCAGGGCAACTGA
- the amrB gene encoding AmmeMemoRadiSam system protein B translates to MKRESAVAGRFYPGEKAALREAVEKLLTHSRAEDARAIIAPHAGYMYSGDVAGSVYARVRVPERVFLIGPNHTGLGKRVSVWPEGEWDTPLGSLKIDEEAASMLRGGSKLFSADTEAHLFEHSLEVQLPFILARNPVALIVPVTILRADEKDCIEIGKSIARAISGLEGGSLIIASTDMSHYEEDGIARQKDRLAIDRILALDSAGLLQVTSEEDISMCGAVPAAIAIVAARELGATKAALVKYATSGEVNGDLGQVVGYAGIIIC, encoded by the coding sequence ATGAAAAGAGAATCAGCGGTTGCCGGGAGGTTCTACCCCGGCGAGAAGGCCGCCCTCAGGGAAGCGGTCGAGAAGCTCCTTACCCACAGCCGGGCAGAGGACGCAAGGGCGATAATAGCGCCCCATGCCGGATACATGTATTCAGGGGACGTTGCCGGGAGCGTCTACGCGAGGGTGCGGGTCCCTGAAAGGGTCTTTCTCATTGGGCCCAACCACACGGGGCTCGGGAAGAGGGTTTCGGTCTGGCCCGAGGGCGAGTGGGATACCCCGCTCGGAAGCCTTAAAATAGACGAAGAGGCCGCTTCCATGCTGAGAGGCGGCTCGAAACTCTTTTCAGCCGATACGGAGGCGCACCTTTTCGAGCATTCGCTCGAGGTCCAGCTCCCTTTCATACTGGCCCGTAATCCGGTTGCACTGATCGTCCCGGTCACCATATTGAGGGCGGACGAGAAGGATTGCATTGAGATCGGCAAGTCGATCGCCAGAGCCATATCCGGGCTCGAAGGGGGCTCGCTCATCATAGCGAGCACGGACATGAGCCACTACGAGGAGGACGGCATCGCAAGGCAGAAGGACCGCCTCGCTATCGACAGGATACTGGCACTTGACTCGGCAGGTCTCCTTCAGGTGACGTCCGAAGAGGACATAAGCATGTGCGGGGCCGTCCCTGCTGCCATCGCCATTGTGGCGGCAAGGGAACTCGGAGCAACCAAGGCGGCTCTCGTTAAATACGCGACATCGGGAGAGGTGAACGGCGACCTGGGACAGGTAGTCGGGTATGCCGGGATAATCATCTGCTGA
- a CDS encoding HAD-IA family hydrolase, protein METELIIFDLDGTLIDSSEDIAWSANRTLAAMGHSEMEPGEIIGHIGWGVKPLLQKLMPGESEERIAEARLKFLDFYGGHLVIKTRLYHGVEDTVNHFHYAGKKMAVVTNKPFGLADRILDSFGLKRFFPLILGGDSLPNKKPHPEPIEKAIRELSCRPERTAVVGDSPVDCEAGKAAGAYTVGVSYGFRGRGELASAGCDIIVDDFPSLRKALG, encoded by the coding sequence ATGGAAACGGAACTCATCATTTTCGACCTTGACGGCACTCTCATAGATTCGAGCGAGGACATCGCCTGGTCCGCGAACAGGACGCTTGCGGCAATGGGTCACAGTGAGATGGAGCCGGGGGAGATAATCGGCCACATCGGATGGGGCGTAAAGCCCCTACTTCAGAAACTCATGCCAGGCGAGAGCGAGGAGAGGATAGCCGAGGCGCGTCTCAAGTTCCTCGATTTCTACGGCGGCCACCTCGTAATAAAGACCAGACTTTACCACGGGGTGGAGGATACAGTGAATCACTTCCACTACGCCGGAAAGAAAATGGCCGTGGTTACGAACAAGCCCTTCGGGTTGGCCGACCGGATACTCGATTCCTTCGGCCTCAAGAGGTTTTTCCCGCTCATACTCGGCGGCGACTCGCTCCCCAACAAGAAACCGCACCCCGAGCCCATAGAGAAGGCCATCAGGGAGTTGTCCTGCAGGCCCGAGAGGACGGCCGTGGTCGGCGACAGCCCCGTTGACTGCGAGGCGGGAAAGGCCGCCGGGGCCTATACTGTCGGCGTTTCCTACGGCTTCAGGGGCAGGGGAGAACTCGCAAGCGCCGGCTGCGACATCATCGTGGACGACTTCCCGTCCCTTAGGAAAGCGCTCGGGTAA
- a CDS encoding DUF362 domain-containing protein codes for MDPQTHTRRTALKAMAASGMLLLWGEMPVMAEVFSRPKTLREPRLRENAFTGGGASLVSVATGKTVDEMVEEAVDLIGGFDRLGLSGKTVLLKPNVVSGEANPATTNPEVVGAVVRAVSRRGAKKVYVGDMSALRTISTRRNMNRNGILKAASDNGAEVIIFEDFEWHTVPLEGTRHLTEAYVTEWIYRPDIIINLPVVKTHRSASYSITLKNFIGCTHLRQRPYLIGPSHWEELISEFNAAYAPELNIVDGTVSMIEGGPWQGTPAKTNLIIASGDRIAADIAGLGLIRSFGKWEPVTSKPVWEQRQIIRGVELGLGRGRDGIKLVAGGGGVEFERLVSGIRENAGL; via the coding sequence ATGGACCCTCAAACGCACACAAGGCGAACGGCCCTCAAGGCGATGGCGGCTTCGGGGATGCTCCTCCTCTGGGGGGAGATGCCCGTCATGGCCGAGGTCTTTTCAAGGCCGAAGACTCTGAGGGAGCCGAGGCTCCGTGAGAACGCCTTTACCGGGGGCGGCGCATCGCTCGTCTCGGTCGCAACCGGAAAGACCGTGGATGAGATGGTCGAGGAGGCTGTCGACCTTATCGGCGGCTTCGACAGGCTCGGCCTCTCCGGAAAGACCGTACTCCTCAAACCCAACGTCGTATCAGGCGAGGCGAACCCGGCAACGACAAACCCCGAGGTGGTCGGGGCGGTCGTAAGGGCGGTCTCAAGGCGCGGGGCCAAAAAGGTCTACGTTGGCGACATGTCCGCCCTTCGTACGATATCCACCAGGCGGAACATGAACCGGAACGGGATACTCAAGGCCGCGTCCGACAACGGCGCGGAGGTAATCATATTCGAGGACTTCGAGTGGCACACGGTCCCGCTCGAAGGAACAAGGCATCTGACCGAGGCCTACGTGACCGAATGGATATACAGGCCGGACATAATAATAAACCTGCCGGTAGTCAAGACGCACAGGTCCGCGAGCTACTCCATAACCCTCAAGAACTTCATCGGCTGCACGCATCTCCGCCAGCGGCCCTATCTCATCGGCCCCTCTCATTGGGAGGAGCTCATCTCAGAGTTCAACGCTGCATACGCCCCGGAGCTCAACATAGTCGACGGGACCGTCTCCATGATAGAGGGCGGCCCCTGGCAGGGTACCCCGGCAAAGACAAACCTCATAATCGCGAGCGGGGATAGAATCGCGGCTGACATTGCCGGGCTCGGCCTCATAAGGTCTTTCGGCAAATGGGAGCCGGTCACCTCAAAGCCAGTCTGGGAGCAGAGGCAGATAATAAGGGGCGTCGAGCTCGGCCTGGGCAGGGGAAGAGACGGGATTAAGCTTGTAGCAGGGGGCGGCGGCGTGGAATTCGAGCGGCTTGTCTCAGGGATAAGGGAGAATGCCGGGCTTTGA
- a CDS encoding cytochrome c peroxidase, with product MKRTILTAFALFFALSAEVSATEILPAVPPIPADNTMTQEKVELGKMLFFDPRLSSTGAVSCASCHNPAFAFTDRLPLALGHKHQAGPRNTPTVLNSAFLTSQFWDGRAATLEEQALGPVQAAVEMNETLDNMVRKLKAIPAYAERFKQVFGGKDPVTPENTAKAMAAFERTLITTNSPFDRFLMGDEGAISADAKKGWELFRNKGCTACHNGPNFTNGGFFRIQVPGSTDMGRFEVTGNEDDKYKFRVQTLRNVALTYPYFNNGSVASLSDAVKIMSREMLGVQATDKEAALITEFLKTLTGEMPRVDVPVLP from the coding sequence ATGAAAAGAACGATACTGACCGCCTTTGCATTATTTTTCGCGTTGTCTGCAGAGGTGTCCGCAACGGAGATATTGCCCGCGGTACCGCCGATTCCGGCTGACAACACAATGACCCAGGAGAAGGTCGAGCTCGGGAAGATGCTCTTTTTCGACCCGAGGCTTTCGTCCACAGGCGCGGTAAGCTGTGCTTCCTGCCACAACCCGGCCTTCGCCTTTACCGACAGGCTGCCGCTCGCCCTCGGCCACAAGCACCAGGCAGGGCCCAGGAACACCCCAACGGTCCTTAATTCGGCCTTCCTTACTTCCCAGTTCTGGGACGGCAGGGCCGCGACCCTCGAGGAGCAGGCGCTCGGGCCGGTGCAGGCCGCGGTAGAGATGAACGAGACCCTCGATAACATGGTAAGGAAGCTCAAGGCGATACCTGCCTACGCGGAGAGGTTCAAGCAGGTATTCGGCGGCAAGGACCCGGTCACGCCGGAGAACACGGCCAAGGCGATGGCCGCGTTCGAAAGGACGCTCATAACCACCAACTCGCCTTTTGACAGGTTCCTCATGGGCGACGAGGGCGCGATAAGCGCGGACGCAAAAAAGGGGTGGGAGCTTTTCAGGAACAAGGGCTGCACCGCGTGCCACAACGGGCCCAACTTCACTAACGGCGGCTTTTTCAGGATACAGGTGCCGGGTTCAACGGACATGGGTAGGTTCGAGGTGACAGGAAATGAGGATGACAAGTACAAGTTCAGGGTGCAGACGCTCCGGAACGTCGCTCTCACGTACCCCTATTTCAATAACGGCTCGGTCGCCTCTCTTTCGGACGCGGTTAAGATAATGAGCAGGGAGATGCTCGGCGTCCAGGCGACCGACAAGGAGGCGGCGCTCATAACCGAGTTCCTGAAGACCCTTACGGGAGAGATGCCGAGGGTTGACGTCCCTGTGCTCCCTTGA
- a CDS encoding aconitate hydratase: protein MNRNLARKLIESHMVSGKWSPESEIAIRIDQTLTQDATGTLVYLEFESLGLDSVQTELSASYVDHNILQTDFRNADDHRFLMTAALRYGVYFSPPGNGVSHPVHMESFGSPGKTLLGADSHTCTAGALGMLAIGAGGLDVALAMAGEPFNMAVPRVMGVRLTRKLKPWVSAKDIILEMLRRHTVKGGVGKIIEYWGPGVKTLTATDRATIANMGAELGATTSIFPSDSMTRDFLERHGRVGQWIPLEADPNAEYDETDEIDLASLEPLIACPSSPDNVKRVSEVEGTPVAQVIVGSSVNFSFKDMMVVSKAVRGRTAYPGLSFEINPGSRTVLENIERAGGSELLLHAGARVHQSGCLGCIGMGQAPPTKAASVRTFPRNFKGRSGTEDDYVYLSSPETAVAAAISGRITDPRKLGPYPRVVEPKRYRYNDSIILKPLPPEERAAVEVVRGPNIVPFPLFDPLPEAYEARVLIKLGDNVSTDDILPAGNRVLPFRSNIPKISDFVLERMDRQFSQRCRESGGGIIAAGDNYGQGSSREHAAIAPRYLGVRIKAAKSFARIHRANLINFGVLPLVFADPFDYRALEEGQTLVFTGLRKAVEASDEIVGVAKESGRGFRFLVSLSRRERESVLEGGLLNRIRKERGLKRAEERETAPNKK, encoded by the coding sequence ATGAACAGGAACCTGGCAAGAAAACTCATCGAGTCGCACATGGTATCCGGCAAGTGGTCGCCGGAGTCGGAGATAGCCATAAGGATAGACCAGACCCTTACCCAGGACGCGACCGGCACGCTCGTGTATCTCGAATTCGAGTCCCTCGGCCTAGACTCGGTGCAGACTGAGCTCTCAGCGAGCTACGTGGACCACAATATCCTCCAGACTGATTTCAGGAACGCCGACGACCACAGGTTTCTGATGACCGCGGCCCTGAGATACGGCGTCTACTTCTCGCCTCCTGGAAACGGCGTTTCACATCCGGTGCACATGGAGAGCTTCGGATCTCCCGGGAAGACCCTCCTCGGGGCGGACAGCCATACGTGCACGGCCGGCGCGCTCGGGATGCTTGCCATAGGCGCGGGCGGCCTGGATGTCGCGCTCGCAATGGCGGGGGAGCCTTTCAACATGGCCGTTCCCAGGGTAATGGGCGTGAGGCTTACCAGGAAGCTCAAGCCCTGGGTCTCGGCAAAGGACATCATCCTAGAGATGCTCCGCCGCCACACGGTAAAGGGCGGGGTCGGGAAGATAATCGAATACTGGGGGCCGGGGGTAAAGACCCTTACGGCGACCGACAGGGCGACCATCGCCAACATGGGGGCCGAGCTCGGGGCCACGACCTCGATATTCCCGTCCGACTCCATGACCAGGGACTTTCTCGAGCGCCACGGCAGGGTCGGCCAGTGGATCCCGCTCGAAGCGGACCCCAATGCCGAGTACGACGAGACGGACGAGATAGACCTCGCGTCGCTAGAGCCCCTCATAGCCTGCCCGAGCTCGCCGGATAACGTAAAAAGGGTATCCGAGGTTGAAGGCACTCCGGTCGCGCAGGTCATAGTCGGCTCATCGGTAAACTTCTCGTTCAAGGACATGATGGTCGTAAGCAAGGCGGTGCGTGGGCGGACCGCCTATCCAGGCCTGAGCTTCGAGATAAACCCGGGGAGCAGGACGGTTCTCGAAAATATAGAGCGGGCTGGCGGCTCGGAGCTCCTCCTTCACGCGGGCGCGAGGGTGCACCAGTCAGGGTGCCTCGGCTGCATAGGCATGGGGCAGGCCCCTCCGACAAAGGCCGCCTCTGTCCGGACCTTTCCGAGAAACTTCAAGGGCCGCAGCGGGACCGAGGACGACTACGTCTACCTTTCGAGCCCGGAAACGGCCGTGGCCGCAGCCATCTCGGGCAGGATAACCGACCCGAGGAAACTCGGCCCCTACCCGAGGGTCGTCGAGCCCAAGAGGTACCGCTACAACGATTCCATAATACTCAAGCCGCTGCCGCCCGAAGAAAGAGCGGCGGTGGAGGTCGTAAGGGGGCCAAATATCGTCCCCTTCCCTCTTTTCGACCCCTTGCCCGAAGCATACGAGGCCAGGGTGCTCATAAAACTCGGCGACAACGTCTCTACGGACGACATCCTCCCGGCGGGGAACAGGGTGCTTCCCTTCAGGTCCAATATCCCGAAGATAAGCGATTTCGTCCTCGAGCGGATGGACAGGCAGTTCAGCCAAAGATGCCGGGAGAGCGGAGGGGGCATCATCGCCGCCGGGGACAACTACGGGCAGGGCTCATCGAGGGAGCACGCGGCCATAGCCCCGCGGTATCTCGGGGTAAGGATCAAAGCCGCAAAGAGCTTCGCGCGAATACACAGGGCGAACCTCATAAACTTCGGCGTGCTGCCGCTGGTATTCGCTGACCCGTTCGATTACCGCGCCCTTGAAGAAGGGCAGACGCTCGTATTCACCGGACTTAGAAAGGCGGTCGAGGCCTCGGACGAGATAGTGGGGGTAGCAAAGGAAAGCGGCAGGGGCTTCAGGTTCCTTGTAAGCTTAAGCAGGAGGGAGCGCGAGAGCGTCCTCGAAGGCGGGCTCCTTAACCGCATACGGAAAGAACGGGGGCTTAAGCGCGCCGAAGAAAGGGAAACCGCGCCAAACAAAAAATAG